The proteins below are encoded in one region of Fervidicoccaceae archaeon:
- a CDS encoding polyprenyl synthetase family protein, whose protein sequence is MSEDRELLAELIRRVSSDVNSLIARTVTGEPRELYDAATHLIKVGGKRLRPVLLVASGLASGADYEVLLPFAAAVELVHTFTLVHDDVMDNDDLRRGVPTVHRLWGVPMAITAGDALFAKAFEVASSSALMSASVDPRRTLSALFELARAARVVAEGQALDMYFESSPSVSEHEYFEMVRKKTGALIEASARMGALLAGAPDEHVDALGRYALNVGVAFQVKDDLLGMYGTEEEIGKPVFSDLREGKKTLLVIRALARGSNELRDKLLGVLGKRDAPRSAYEEVAELLRAEGIAEEVEEEARRRALEALEHLERLRDAPRPEYIDALRALALYVVERSK, encoded by the coding sequence TTGAGCGAAGATCGCGAGCTCCTCGCGGAGCTAATCAGGCGCGTGAGCTCCGATGTAAACTCGCTTATAGCGAGGACGGTGACGGGAGAGCCGCGCGAGCTCTACGACGCGGCGACCCACTTGATCAAAGTCGGCGGCAAGAGGCTCAGGCCGGTCCTCCTAGTTGCATCGGGCTTAGCGAGCGGGGCCGACTACGAGGTCCTCCTGCCCTTCGCCGCGGCTGTCGAGCTGGTCCACACGTTCACGCTCGTACACGACGACGTGATGGACAACGACGACCTCAGGAGGGGCGTGCCGACGGTCCATAGGTTGTGGGGTGTCCCAATGGCCATAACAGCCGGAGACGCTCTCTTCGCGAAAGCGTTCGAGGTAGCGTCGTCAAGTGCCCTGATGAGTGCGAGCGTCGATCCTCGGAGAACTCTCTCCGCCCTCTTCGAGCTGGCCAGAGCCGCTCGGGTCGTTGCCGAGGGCCAGGCTCTCGACATGTACTTCGAGAGCAGCCCAAGCGTGTCTGAGCACGAGTACTTCGAGATGGTCCGCAAGAAGACAGGAGCCCTCATCGAGGCCTCGGCCAGGATGGGGGCTCTGCTCGCCGGAGCGCCCGACGAGCACGTCGACGCCCTAGGGCGCTACGCGCTCAACGTTGGGGTGGCCTTCCAGGTGAAGGACGATCTGCTCGGCATGTACGGGACCGAGGAGGAAATCGGTAAGCCTGTGTTCAGCGACTTGAGAGAGGGCAAGAAGACTTTGCTCGTCATCAGAGCGCTCGCGCGGGGAAGCAACGAGCTGCGCGACAAGCTCCTAGGCGTGTTGGGGAAGAGAGACGCTCCCAGGAGCGCGTATGAGGAAGTCGCGGAGCTCTTGAGAGCTGAGGGCATAGCCGAGGAGGTGGAAGAGGAGGCGAGGCGTCGGGCGCTCGAGGCCCTGGAGCATCTCGAGAGATTAAGGGACGCTCCCAGGCCCGAGTACATCGACGCGCTCAGAGCTCTCGCTCTATACGTGGTAGAGAGGTCGAAGTAG
- the fni gene encoding type 2 isopentenyl-diphosphate Delta-isomerase, whose translation MRRELEETVSRKLEHMLLALSEDVEEGETLLDEVVFVHNPLPEIDLRGVDLRIEFLGRELDAPIVVEGVTGGHPLSVEVNRRLARLARRHKLAVEMGSQRALMEAGENEEILRSYRVLREEAGEAPVIGNIGVQQLPDEDPADAANRLVEAVDADALAVHLNPAQEVFQPEGDALYSGALEKVRRLARSLKVPLIVKETGCGVSFEAARMLRDAGVSYIDVAGRGGTSWIKIEMLRCKRRGDEVLAGAAKSFLSWGIPTAASIVEVKAAHPQAFVIGSGGIRSGLHAAAAMRLGAGAVGMALPLFRLALRSEESLDAYVERFKAELRRALFLTGSRNFEELRRAPIVLGPRLLSWFQQRIPGWQALLRLPIT comes from the coding sequence GTGAGGAGAGAGCTGGAGGAGACAGTCTCGAGGAAGCTGGAGCACATGCTCTTAGCTCTCAGCGAGGACGTAGAGGAGGGCGAGACCTTACTCGACGAGGTCGTCTTCGTCCATAATCCTTTGCCCGAGATTGACCTGAGAGGCGTCGACCTGAGGATCGAGTTTCTCGGGAGAGAGCTCGACGCGCCGATAGTGGTCGAGGGAGTGACCGGGGGCCACCCTCTCTCAGTCGAGGTTAACAGGAGGCTAGCTAGGCTCGCTCGTAGGCACAAATTGGCCGTCGAGATGGGGAGCCAGCGGGCCCTCATGGAGGCTGGCGAAAACGAGGAGATACTGCGCTCCTATCGTGTCCTCCGCGAGGAGGCTGGAGAAGCTCCCGTAATAGGCAACATCGGGGTTCAGCAGCTACCCGACGAGGATCCCGCCGACGCGGCTAATCGCCTAGTCGAGGCGGTCGACGCGGACGCCCTGGCGGTGCACCTCAATCCGGCTCAAGAGGTCTTTCAGCCCGAAGGAGACGCCCTATACTCCGGTGCGCTCGAGAAAGTGAGGAGGCTCGCGAGGTCCCTCAAGGTCCCGCTCATAGTTAAGGAGACGGGGTGCGGCGTCTCGTTCGAAGCCGCCAGAATGCTGAGAGACGCCGGAGTGAGCTATATAGATGTGGCGGGTCGCGGCGGTACGAGTTGGATCAAAATCGAGATGCTCAGATGCAAGAGAAGAGGCGACGAGGTATTGGCCGGGGCAGCCAAGTCGTTCCTCTCGTGGGGGATCCCCACGGCTGCCAGCATAGTCGAGGTAAAAGCCGCTCACCCCCAGGCCTTCGTGATCGGGAGCGGCGGTATTAGGAGCGGCCTCCACGCGGCCGCCGCGATGAGGCTCGGCGCGGGCGCCGTCGGCATGGCTCTCCCGCTCTTCAGGCTGGCTCTCCGCTCCGAGGAGAGCCTCGACGCTTACGTAGAGAGGTTCAAGGCCGAGCTGAGGAGAGCCCTCTTCTTGACAGGCTCGCGGAATTTCGAAGAACTCCGAAGAGCACCCATAGTGTTGGGGCCCAGGCTCTTATCTTGGTTCCAGCAGAGGATCCCCGGATGGCAGGCTCTACTGCGCTTGCCGATTACGTGA
- a CDS encoding isopentenyl phosphate kinase has protein sequence MERLAVKLGGSLITDKGKPMRVRARVVRRLSRELETSWRRGSRLVVVHGGGSFGHYAVEHEIKEKGKLDVDSVPKISGLMRRLNAIVAESMEELGLPILVFHPSSSCYFDCERGALECNYEAVVRAFERGHVPLLHGDAVYPVGDCAPMILSGDELTMHLALLTRSELVVFAMDVPGILVPSRGRRERVLRTIQPEELRRLAKSLGRRIGGVYDVTGGIAAKLEVVAKYIERGYSGRVLFTTGLKPGNLERALTGEPVIGTLLEARRT, from the coding sequence ATGGAGAGACTCGCAGTGAAGCTGGGCGGTAGCCTCATCACCGACAAGGGCAAACCGATGAGAGTGAGAGCGCGCGTCGTGCGCAGATTATCGCGCGAACTCGAGACTTCCTGGAGAAGGGGCTCGAGGCTCGTCGTGGTGCACGGCGGGGGATCTTTCGGCCACTATGCGGTCGAGCACGAGATCAAAGAGAAGGGCAAGCTCGACGTCGACTCTGTGCCAAAGATCTCGGGCCTGATGAGAAGACTCAACGCGATCGTCGCAGAGAGCATGGAAGAGCTCGGCCTCCCAATTCTGGTGTTTCACCCCAGCTCCTCGTGTTACTTTGATTGTGAGAGAGGAGCTCTCGAATGTAATTACGAGGCCGTCGTGAGGGCTTTCGAGAGAGGTCACGTGCCTCTCCTCCACGGCGACGCCGTCTACCCCGTCGGCGACTGCGCTCCAATGATCTTATCGGGCGACGAACTAACCATGCACCTCGCGTTGCTCACGCGCTCTGAGCTCGTGGTATTCGCGATGGACGTGCCGGGAATCCTCGTGCCGAGTAGAGGGAGGCGCGAGAGGGTCTTGAGAACAATACAGCCGGAGGAGCTCAGGAGACTAGCCAAGAGCTTGGGGCGGAGAATAGGCGGAGTCTACGACGTGACAGGAGGGATAGCGGCGAAGCTCGAGGTTGTGGCCAAGTACATCGAGAGGGGTTACTCCGGGCGAGTCTTATTCACAACGGGCCTCAAGCCCGGCAATCTCGAGAGAGCCCTCACGGGAGAGCCCGTGATCGGGACGCTACTCGAGGCGAGGAGGACGTGA